The following are from one region of the Zingiber officinale cultivar Zhangliang unplaced genomic scaffold, Zo_v1.1 ctg61, whole genome shotgun sequence genome:
- the LOC122037557 gene encoding probable methyltransferase PMT7, with translation MGNLSVAFDSKSGQLILIALLLMVASFYAGTLFSATSSSSAAVLRSSTLPSGRSSSDPPSRDETGFPNRVVLTYRTKSISIPPTGVNVCPVEYNEHVPCHDANYTLSLIRSSKISKKEELENHCPPAGSRLFCLVPPPADYKIPIRWPTSSDYVWRSNVNHSRLAEVKGGQNWVHAKGKLWWFPGGGTHFKHGAAEYIQRLGNMTTNETGDLRTAGVVQVLDVGCGVASFSAYLLPLDIHTMSFAPKDGHENQIQFALERGIGAMIAVLATKQLPFPSNSFEMAHCSRCRVDWHEDDGILLKEVDRLLRPNGYFVYSAPPAYRKDKDFPTIWKKLSNLTSAMCWKLIAQQVQTAIWVKPEDDLCRQQNAERKLLTLCEPEEDPVPSWRSPLRNCLRLNPDQPYFQKLPPRPERLSVYSRSLEKIGVTPEKFDKHNRFWREQVSEYWKLIGVNLTEIRNVMDMNAYYGGFSVALSALPMWVMNIVPATMSNTLSAIYDRGLIGAYHDWCVPFSTYPRSYDLLHTFHLFSHYKDHVEGCGIEDIMLEMDRMIRPQGFIIIRDEESIVSTVRNLAPKFLWDFTLHMLENEEKKMEPVLVCRKKFWAII, from the exons ATGGGAAATCTGTCGGTGGCGTTCGATTCCAAATCTGGTCAGTTGATCTTGATCGCGCTCCTCCTCATGGTCGCTTCCTTCTACGCCGGCACCCTCTTCTCCGCCACCTCCTCATCCTCCGCCGCCGTCCTCCGCTCCAGCACTCTCCCTTCCGGTCGTTCTTCGTCCGATCCTCCTTCACGAG ACGAAACGGGGTTCCCGAACCGAGTCGTTCTCACTTACAGAACCAAGTCGATTTCGATCCCACCGACAGGAGTCAATGTCTGCCCTGTTGAGTACAATGAGCACGTTCCTTGTCACGATGCAAATTACACGCTAAGTTTGATCCGAAGTTCGAAAATTTCGAAGAAAGAAGAGCTCGAGAACCATTGTCCACCGGCGGGGAGCAGATTGTTTTGCTTGGTGCCCCCGCCGGCTGACTACAAGATACCCATAAGGTGGCCTACCAGCAGTGACTATGTGTGGCGTAGCAACGTGAATCATTCGCGCCTCGCAGAGGTAAAAGGGGGACAGAATTGGGTGCATGCGAAGGGGAAACTGTGGTGGTTTCCCGGAGGAGGTACCCACTTCAAGCATGGGGCGGCCGAGTATATTCAGAG GCTGGGAAACATGACAACTAATGAAACAGGTGACCTTCGTACAGCTGGAGTTGTTCAAGTCTTGGATGTTGGTTGTGGGGTTGCCAGCTTCTCAGCTTATCTGCTTCCGTTAGACATCCACACTATGTCATTTGCTCCAAAAGATGGGCACGAGAATCAGATTCAGTTTGCTCTAGAGAGAGGGATTGGGGCGATGATAGCAGTGTTGGCTACAAAACAATTAccatttcctagcaactcattTGAGATGGCTCATTGTTCAAGATGCCGTGTTGATTGGCATGAAGATG ATGGCATACTGCTCAAAGAGGTTGATCGTTTATTACGCCCAAACGGTTATTTTGTCTATTCTGCTCCACCTGCATATAGGAAAGACAAAGATTTTCCGACGATTTGGAAAAAGCTGTCCAATCTGACTTCTGCAATGTGCTGGAAACTCATTGCTCAACAAGTCCAGACTGCTATATGGGTCAAACCAGAAGATGATTTATGCCGACAGCAAAATGCAGAGAGGAAGCTGTTAACTTTGTGTGAACCAGAAGAGGATCCTGTTCCTTCATGGAGAAGTCCATTAAGGAACTGCCTTAGATTAAATCCTGACCAACCATACTTTCAAAAGCTCCCTCCTAGACCTGAACGCCTTTCAGTATATTCAAGAAGTCTGGAAAAGATAG GGGTGACTCCGGAGAAATTTGACAAGCATAATAGATTTTGGCGAGAACAAGTTAGTGAATATTGGAAGTTGATTGGTGTCAACCTGACTGAAATACGAAATGTCATGGACATGAATGCTTATTATGGAGGATTTTCGGTGGCATTAAGTGCCTTGCCTATGTGGGTGATGAATATTGTTCCGGCTACCATGAGTAACACATTATCTGCCATTTATGACCGTGGGTTAATTGGTGCTTATCATGATTG GTGTGTCCCATTCTCAACATACCCACGCTCATATGATCTGCTCCACACTTTTcatcttttttctcattacaaaGACCATGTGGAAGGTTGTGGTATAGAAGATATCATGCTAGAGATGGATCGCATGATCCGTCCTCAG GGCTTTATTATAATCAGAGATGAGGAGTCTATTGTGTCCACAGTCCGAAATCTCGCACCCAAGTTCCTTTGGGACTTCACATTGCACATGTTAGAAAATGAGGAAAAGAAGATGGAGCCTGTGCTAGTTTGCCGGAAGAAATTTTGGGCTATCATTTGA
- the LOC122037550 gene encoding MND1-interacting protein 1-like — MASKATVDENGTLESPAVSSQDKCSRNKRKFPTDSPALDTLDPSVMESAYHDYGPFPTEASSSRDLDNHVSLCSTCRGLMHSLKEALYLEDARESYWSGMTETHLEEVLLSNLDAGYESVIKRITSYGYKESVAINALLNIGHCYGCKDPVVNIAEHALEYLASGKAVDVSERENGPEQIRKLERRLLDDMVDVLIEMRPFFGRGDAMWCLLMCDMNLSLACTMDSDTSSCSGYNGVSGHSASQLNTNCNSYGSGPVMSECNVPAGAPKSSTHPPCSSRDETSSLTSNAGLPSSQFYASRTVHGSYNHSENLKENSLSSSKSLEENVFSYALPISSFPREKSAGSKKWHASTSRARCRSNQSNRNGRVHADRSGSKLTKNSNLAKVLLHKKNKSVSGFISDPKSTPLKLDKTVELVSSESVTTQNFSFTAGSSNTVATGLDKISKNPSSPPASSDASLSLSTDTCHNVAIGKNGSYDSTRSSCNSNLLHSQVSSNSTSMNAKDELLVKLLSRVEVLKTELQDWTDWGQQKVMQAARRLNQDKVELQNLRQERDEAARLLKEKETLEVSTMKKVAETEYAWSKACSHYESLNANIGRLENQNHKLRQELEVAKTHATELAINCQDASMREIMTQKKKHSWEKERIMLAEELASEKQKLLYLTQKFQEANEYRDQCEDRWKLEVKARQDILVQVAAERNERERIETSAKLEESAIVSKAESDLQRYKEEIRGLEDKISKVRINSYPKIPELSWDTNGHSNAEILDSDGSDDEVPRDRECVMCLTEEMSVVFLPCSHQVVCAKCNELHEKQGMKDCPSCRTPIQRRIHVRPL; from the exons ATGGCGTCAAAGGCAACAGTTGACGAAAATGGCACTCTCGAATCACCTGCTGTATCCTCTCAAGATAAGTGTAGcaggaacaagagaaaatttcCGACGGATTCCCCGGCCCTTGACACTCTTGATCCTTCCGTTATGGAAAGTGCGTACCATGACTATGGGCCATTTCCAACTGAGGCTTCGAGCAGTCGAGATCTTGACAATCATGTCAGCTTGTGTAGTACTTGTAGAGGCCTTATGCATAGTCTCAAAGAGGCATTATATTTGGAAGATGCAAGAGAATCCTACTGGAGTGGCATGACAGAAACCCACCTCGAGGAGGTTCTTCTAAGTAATTTGGACGCAGGATACGAATCTGTAATTAAAAGGATTACCTCTTATGGATACAAAGAGTCTGTTGCAATTAATGCTCTGTTAAACATTGGCCATTGCTATGGTTGTAAAGACCCTGTTGTGAATATTGCTGAACATGCTCTTGAGTACCTAGCAAGCGGAAAAGCAGTGGATGTTTCTGAGAGAGAGAATGGACCTGAGCAGATCAGAAAGTTGGAGAGGAGATTATTGGACGACATGGTTGATGTACTTATCGAGATGAGACCTTTCTTTGGTAGAGGAGATGCAATGTGGTGCCTGCTAATGTGTGATATGAATCTTTCCCTTGCATGCACTATGGATAGTGATACCTCTAGTTGTTCAGGATACAATGGCGTTTCAGGTCATTCTGCTTCTCAGTTAAACACCAATTGTAATTCCTATGGTTCTGGTCCAGTTATGTCCGAATGCAATGTTCCTGCTGGTGCGCCAAAATCTTCAACTCATCCTCCATGTTCCTCTAGAGATGAAACCTCGAGTTTGACTAGCAATGCTGGTTTACCTTCTTCACAATTCTATGCCTCACGCACTGTGCATGGTTCATACAATCATTCAGAAAACTTGAAGGAGAATTCACTATCTTCATCTAAATCTTTAGAGGAAAATGTCTTCTCTTATGCTCTACCTATATCTTCTTTTCCACGTGAAAAATCTGCTGGAAGTAAAAAATGGCATGCCAGTACTTCTAGGGCTCGGTGCCGATCAAATCAATCTAATAGGAATGGCCGAGTTCATGCTGATAGATCAGGTTCAAAGTTAACCAAAAATAGCAATTTGGCTAAAGTTCTATTACACAAAAAGAATAAATCTGTTTCAGGTTTTATTAGTGATCCAAAATCCACTCCCTTAAAACTGGATAAAACAGTTGAACTGGTCTCTTCAGAATCAGTTACAACTCAGAACTTCTCTTTTACTGCTGGTTCATCTAACACAGTAGCAACTGGCTTGGATAAAATCAGTAAGAACCCTTCCTCACCTCCTGCAAGCTCTGATGCTTCCTTATCACTTAGTACTGATACTTGCCATAATGTCGCTATTGGAAAAAATGGTAGTTATGACTCCACTAGGAGCAGTTGCAATTCTAATCTTCTACACAGCCAGGTTAGCTCAAACTCGACATCTATGAATGCCAAAGATGAACTATTGGTAAAATTACTCTCTCGAGTAGAGGTGTTAAAGACTGAGTTGCAAGACTGGACAGACTGGGGACAACAAAAGGTGATGCAGGCTGCTCGTAGACTCAACCAGGACAAGGTTGAACTTCAAAACCTGAGGCAAGAAAGAGATGAAGCAGCTCGTCTCCTTAAAGAAAAGGAGACGCTAGAAGTTAGCACGATGAAGAAAGTAGCAGAAACAGAGTATGCATGGTCAAAAGCCTGTTCCCATTATGAATCTTTAAATGCTAATATTGGGAGGCTTGAAAATCAGAACCACAAACTGAGGCAGGAATTGGAAGTTGCTAAGACACATGCTACTGAATTAGCCATCAATTGTCAAGACGCATCAATGAGGGAAATCATGACACAAAAAAAGAAGCACTCTTGGGAAAAGGAAAGAATAATGCTTGCTGAGGAGCTTGCATCTGAAAAACAGAAGTTGTTGTATCTTACCCAGAAGTTTCAAGAAGCTAACGAGTACCGTGACCAGTGTGAG GATAGGTGGAAACTTGAAGTTAAGGCAAGGCAAGATATCCTCGTGCAGGTTGCTGCTGAAAGGAATGAACGTGAAAGAATAGAAACTTCGGCTAAATTGGAGGAATCAGCCATTGTATCAAAGGCGGAAAGTGATTTACAAAGATACAAAGAAGAGATCAGgggccttgaagacaagatttcaAAAGTGAGAATTAATAGCTATCCAAAAATCCCTGAACTTAGTTGGGACACGAATGGTCATTCTAATGCTGAAATATTGGATTCCGATGGATCTGACGATGAAGTACCGCGTGATAGAGAGTGTGTCATGTGTTTGACTGAGGAAATGTCAGTTGTTTTCCTCCCCTGCTCCCATCAAGTTGTTTGTGCAAAATGCAATGAATTGCACGAGAAGCAAGGGATGAAGGATTGCCCTTCTTGTAGGACTCCCATTCAGCGAAGGATCCATGTTCGCCCACTTTAA
- the LOC122037551 gene encoding early nodulin-93-like, with protein sequence MASVTRSSMDQKLAMAKRCSHEGVVAGVKAAAVATVAAAVPTLASVRMLPWAKYNLNPTAQALIISTAAGLAFFVVADKSVLAQARKNSFKEA encoded by the exons ATGGCATCGGTCACTCGCTCTTCGATGGATCAGAAGCTCGCCATGGCAAAGCGCTGCTCtcatg AGGGAGTTGTTGCAGGCGTCAAGGCCGCCGCCGTCGCAACCGTTGCTGCTGCCGTCCCCACT TTGGCCAGCGTCAGAATGCTACCATGGGCGAAGTACAACCTTAATCCTACAGCTCAGGCACTCATCATTTCCACAG ctGCTGGATTAGCCTTCTTCGTAGTTGCAGACAAGAGTGTGCTGGCACAGGCCAGGAAGAACTCCTTCAAAGAagcttaa
- the LOC122037533 gene encoding probable cytochrome P450 313a5 isoform X1, producing MDLCDVALPYTLIGVLLWPPPRHPGAVACAGRFLRDYASRATNALLWIALISVTTVLFRRLARLVRLWVQGSRIPGPPSTPFLALIHGCGSLGNLSGYLSDLHEKYGPIVRLWLSPTQLLVSVRDTRLIKEMLIKADDKLPLTGRAFHLAFGKSSLFISSFHKVQKRRESLAEYMNRRLSARTNFITSKVVEFVIDRVDTIMAAGLLDCIQISRQLAFFVLGSTFFGDAFLDWPNASIYEELLMTIAKDGCFWASYSVPPFWSREYWKYQYMCNRLRHLTQDMIQYCVDKYDSLSQTDHRSYRENKDIAKEARLDASVLLDNMRSGGLFLEEMEKYFISEDEPCGNILGSMFHGCLAFASLISSILTRLVMHPDLQEKLYLEIVAVQEETSKLDLHDVEKMNLLMATIYESARLLPAGPLLQRCSLKHDICLSSGVTVPVGAILVVPLQLVQTDNSIWGKDASQFNPYRFLSEGKECIGICNEHEGPEKNSSLSELNENAAFLTFGYGTRACVGKKFAILGVSALIAALLQNYEVQIRFQPGLDDDPKPILNDCVLKLLPSPKISFTKRSQR from the exons ATGGATTTGTGCGACGTCGCGCTCCCTTACACTCTCATCGGGGTTCTACTCTGGCCGCCTCCACGGCACCCTGGCGCCGTGGCCTGCGCAGGCCGCTTCCTCCGGGACTACGCGTCTCGGGCCACCAACGCCCTCCTCTGGATTGCTCTCATCTCGGTCACCACCGTCCTTTTCCGCAGGCTCGCTAGGCTGGTGCGGCTGTGGGTCCAGGGTAGCCGGATCCCTGGGCCTCCCTCCACACCCTTCCTCGCCCTGATCCATGGCTGTGGATCCCTGGGGAATCTCAGCG GTTATCTATCTGATTTGCACGAGAAGTATGGACCAATTGTCAGACTTTGGCTGAGTCCAACTCAGCTTCTTGTTTCTGTCAGAGATACTAGGCTAATCAAAGAGATGTTGATAAAGGCAGATGATAAGTTGCCACTGACAGGGCGAGCATTTCATTTGGCTTTTGGTAAATCAAGCTTATTTATATCATCCTTCCACAAG GTACAAAAGAGAAGAGAATCTTTGGCAGAATATATGAATAGGAGACTGTCTGCGAGGACAAATTTTATTACTTCAAAGGTTGTTGAGTTTGTCATTGACAGAGTTGATACAATCATGGCTGCGGGCCTTCTTGATTGCATACAAATATCAAGACAGCTTGCATTTTTTGTTCTTGGAAGCACATTTTTTGGGGATGCATTTTTGGATTGGCCTAATGCCAGCATATATGAAGAGCTACTAATGACGATTGCTAAGGATGGTTGCTTTTGGGCCTCTTATTCCGTCCCTCCTTTCTGGAGTAGAGAATATTGGAAGTACCAATACATGTGTAATAGGTTGAGGCACCTAACACAAGATATGATCCAATATTGCGTGGACAAATATGACTCACTGAGCCAAACTGATCACAGATCTTACAGAGAAAACAAGGACATTGCAAAGGAAGCTAGATTGGATGCTTCTGTTTTGCTTGATAATATGAGATCAGGTGGTCTGTTCCTGGAAGAAATGGAAAAGTATTTCATTTCCGAAGATGAACCATGTGGGAATATACTGGGCTCGATGTTTCATGGATGCCTTGCATTTGCTAGCTTAATTAGTAGCATTTTGACAAGGCTTGTAATGCATCCTGATTTACAAGAGAAG TTGTACTTGGAGATTGTTGCAGTTCAGGAGGAAACGTCCAAGTTGGATTTGCATGATGTGGAAAAGATGAATTTACTGATGGCTACAATCTATGAATCAGCTCGATTATTGCCAGCAGGACCTTTGCTCCAAAGATGCTCTCTTAAACATG ATATATGCCTTAGTTCTGGTGTAACTGTACCAGTAGGTGCAATTCTAGTTGTGCCTTTACAGCTGGTTCAAACGGATAACTCTATTTGGGGAAAGGATGCTAGTCAATTCAATCCATATAGATTCTTGTCAGAAGGCAAAGAGTGCATAG GCATATGCAATGAACATGAAGGCCCTGAGAAAAACTCTTCTCTTAGTGAACTAAATGAAAATGCAGCTTTTCTTACCTTTGGATATGGTACACGAGCTTGTGTTGGCAAGAAGTTTGCTATTCTTGGGGTTTCAGCACTTATAGCGGCTTTGCTTCAGAATTATGAGGTTCAG ATAAGGTTTCAACCAGGACTAGATGATGATCCAAAACCAATACTAAATGACTGCGTCCTTAAGCTTCTTCCAAGCCCAAAGATTTCCTTCACGAAAAGAAGTCAGAGATAG
- the LOC122037533 gene encoding probable cytochrome P450 313a5 isoform X2, giving the protein MDLCDVALPYTLIGVLLWPPPRHPGAVACAGRFLRDYASRATNALLWIALISVTTVLFRRLARLVRLWVQGSRIPGPPSTPFLALIHGCGSLGNLSGYLSDLHEKYGPIVRLWLSPTQLLVSVRDTRLIKEMLIKADDKLPLTGRAFHLAFGKSSLFISSFHKVQKRRESLAEYMNRRLSARTNFITSKVVEFVIDRVDTIMAAGLLDCIQISRQLAFFVLGSTFFGDAFLDWPNASIYEELLMTIAKDGCFWASYSVPPFWSREYWKYQYMCNRLRHLTQDMIQYCVDKYDSLSQTDHRSYRENKDIAKEARLDASVLLDNMRSGGLFLEEMEKYFISEDEPCGNILGSMFHGCLAFASLISSILTRLVMHPDLQEKLYLEIVAVQEETSKLDLHDVEKMNLLMATIYESARLLPAGPLLQRCSLKHDICLSSGVTVPVGAILVVPLQLVQTDNSIWGKDASQFNPYRFLSEGKECIGICNEHEGPEKNSSLSELNENAAFLTFGYGTRACVGKKFAILGVSALIAALLQNYEIRFQPGLDDDPKPILNDCVLKLLPSPKISFTKRSQR; this is encoded by the exons ATGGATTTGTGCGACGTCGCGCTCCCTTACACTCTCATCGGGGTTCTACTCTGGCCGCCTCCACGGCACCCTGGCGCCGTGGCCTGCGCAGGCCGCTTCCTCCGGGACTACGCGTCTCGGGCCACCAACGCCCTCCTCTGGATTGCTCTCATCTCGGTCACCACCGTCCTTTTCCGCAGGCTCGCTAGGCTGGTGCGGCTGTGGGTCCAGGGTAGCCGGATCCCTGGGCCTCCCTCCACACCCTTCCTCGCCCTGATCCATGGCTGTGGATCCCTGGGGAATCTCAGCG GTTATCTATCTGATTTGCACGAGAAGTATGGACCAATTGTCAGACTTTGGCTGAGTCCAACTCAGCTTCTTGTTTCTGTCAGAGATACTAGGCTAATCAAAGAGATGTTGATAAAGGCAGATGATAAGTTGCCACTGACAGGGCGAGCATTTCATTTGGCTTTTGGTAAATCAAGCTTATTTATATCATCCTTCCACAAG GTACAAAAGAGAAGAGAATCTTTGGCAGAATATATGAATAGGAGACTGTCTGCGAGGACAAATTTTATTACTTCAAAGGTTGTTGAGTTTGTCATTGACAGAGTTGATACAATCATGGCTGCGGGCCTTCTTGATTGCATACAAATATCAAGACAGCTTGCATTTTTTGTTCTTGGAAGCACATTTTTTGGGGATGCATTTTTGGATTGGCCTAATGCCAGCATATATGAAGAGCTACTAATGACGATTGCTAAGGATGGTTGCTTTTGGGCCTCTTATTCCGTCCCTCCTTTCTGGAGTAGAGAATATTGGAAGTACCAATACATGTGTAATAGGTTGAGGCACCTAACACAAGATATGATCCAATATTGCGTGGACAAATATGACTCACTGAGCCAAACTGATCACAGATCTTACAGAGAAAACAAGGACATTGCAAAGGAAGCTAGATTGGATGCTTCTGTTTTGCTTGATAATATGAGATCAGGTGGTCTGTTCCTGGAAGAAATGGAAAAGTATTTCATTTCCGAAGATGAACCATGTGGGAATATACTGGGCTCGATGTTTCATGGATGCCTTGCATTTGCTAGCTTAATTAGTAGCATTTTGACAAGGCTTGTAATGCATCCTGATTTACAAGAGAAG TTGTACTTGGAGATTGTTGCAGTTCAGGAGGAAACGTCCAAGTTGGATTTGCATGATGTGGAAAAGATGAATTTACTGATGGCTACAATCTATGAATCAGCTCGATTATTGCCAGCAGGACCTTTGCTCCAAAGATGCTCTCTTAAACATG ATATATGCCTTAGTTCTGGTGTAACTGTACCAGTAGGTGCAATTCTAGTTGTGCCTTTACAGCTGGTTCAAACGGATAACTCTATTTGGGGAAAGGATGCTAGTCAATTCAATCCATATAGATTCTTGTCAGAAGGCAAAGAGTGCATAG GCATATGCAATGAACATGAAGGCCCTGAGAAAAACTCTTCTCTTAGTGAACTAAATGAAAATGCAGCTTTTCTTACCTTTGGATATGGTACACGAGCTTGTGTTGGCAAGAAGTTTGCTATTCTTGGGGTTTCAGCACTTATAGCGGCTTTGCTTCAGAATTATGAG ATAAGGTTTCAACCAGGACTAGATGATGATCCAAAACCAATACTAAATGACTGCGTCCTTAAGCTTCTTCCAAGCCCAAAGATTTCCTTCACGAAAAGAAGTCAGAGATAG